GGATCTGGACTTTTCAATACTGTTTACCCTGCTGGACTAAAGCAAAATGGGCTTTCAGAATCTACGATATTCCTGGTTATTTTCATAGGTATGATAGTTCAGACTATAACGTTTTATTATCTCGGTTCTAAACCGCATACTATTTCAACCTCTAAAGGTCTTTACAGTGCTTTATTTTTAAGAGGCGGCTCTTACTTCATGATTGGCATTATATTCATTTTAATGAAACCAATTATCTTTTATTCAAACATGATATTTTATGCTTTAGCCGCGGGTATTGGATTCTCAATATACTACACAGTTTCAAGCGTAATGGTATTTCAGACCATAGGGAAGAGTAATAGAGGAAAATCGCTAGGAGCATACAGTGCAATCATAGGGATCGGCACTTTGATAGGAGCCCTATTATCAGGGTATATATCATATTATATAGGCTACTGGTTTACATTTGCTTTAGCTGGAGTAACTGTACTAAGCAGCTATTTCTTCTTTTCCATGATAAAATTTCATGGGTAATATGCGCTTAGAAAAAATATATATTAAAGATATTCTTAATAAGATAATATGACAAAAGAAAATTATGAAACTCTGAAAGATGTAATTGATCCAAAACACACAGCACTGGTAGTTTGGGACGTACAAAAGATGCTAGTATCACATATATTCAACCACACTGATTTTCTGAAAAATTTAAATGATCTAATATCCGTTGCTAGAGCGAAGAAAATTCCCATATTTTTTACAAAGATTACACCTCTGCCACCTAACTTTGAATCTCCGGCAAGAAAGTATATGCTTCGCAAGATGGGATCGAGTTTTGGAAACATGCCCAAAGAAATGTTTGATCTAGAGATCGAGCCATTAAAAGAGGAGATTGTTCTATTAAAAAACACAGCGAGCATCTTTATTGGCACAAACTTTGACCTAATGCTCAGAAATGCAGGAATAGAAACAATAATTTTTACGGGCATTGCCACGGAAATAGGCGTAGAATCTTCTGCAAGAGAAGCAATAAATAGAGGATATTATACAGTCGTAGCAAGAGATGCTGTATCCTCTGGAGACAAAGATGCTCACGAAAGATCTCTTAAAAATATGGAAAAACTCATGATTGTGGAAACAGTATCAAACATTAAAGCGAATTTGTCTTGATTACCATAAATAAAAACTTTCTAAATTTTTACCCTATTTTTTAGATCTTATATATTACAGCTTATTTATATAATAATTATATAATAGATATTACAAAAAATTATAAATAGTAGACGATTAATATAGAAAAGTATGGGCAACATAACAAATAGAAAAAAGGAAAATATATTGAAAGTTCTACTGTCAATAGCAGTAGTCGTCGTCTTTTTGAGTTCTGGTTTTTTGGTATCCTCTGCAAATGCTGTGGCTGCACCAAGCCATGCGCAGACTTATCAAACATCAAACTCACAAGGATCGACAATGACTCAGAAGGTGCTAAACTCATTAAAAGAGAATGGTATTCCTGCTAAATATGCATATTTACCAAATTTTAACGCTAAATATGTGAAAAATGGCAATACTATATCTCCACTATACAGCTCAGCTCCGGCACCAATGGGATTGGGTTATTTTGGATTGATGAACAATAGTGGTGTTTTGACAGGAACGGTATTAAACACTACCAGTTTTGAAGGATCTATCACCGTAAACAACCTTAACGTGTTTTATCTGGATGATGACGGCCCTTATAGCCTTAGTTTTCAGTTAAATACTGTTCTTAGAAACGTTACACTGTTCGGAAACAACAGTTATGTATTCTGGAACCAAAATGTGGTATTTTATTCTGTTAGAACTCATACATTGGAGTTAATAGACAATATCTGGAACTTTTCAAGCAACCAGTTTTTGTTCACTCCTAACTCTTTGTACAGCTATGATGGCATTCCAGTTCCACCCACTTATTATTATGCGATCGGTCCAACATTTAGCAATGTTGCGTTTCCTTTTACCATAAATCTATTTCTTAACAGCACGGTTATAGATAATAGAGATGCAGTATTTTTCAATTATACTTTAATACAACAGAATCAAGCACCCATCTCTGGATCTTATGATGAAGTATTATTCAATTCCACTTATGGCATGCCTTCAGATTACAAGACTGCTCCTGCTTATTATCAGGTAAATGGTAATGAGTTCACTCCTGATGGTTATTTGCTGTATGATGCTGAAATAATGCTTGGAGGTCCTGGTGGCGGAAGCACGACCAACGTGTTTAATGCCAATGCCACAATGCACCTAGATTACATGTCATCTACTGGATATACTGCAGTACCCTCTGCTTATAACTTTGGTAGTGATACTGGAGAGACCAGTCTTGGTGTATCATCATCATGGAACGGTGTCACTCCTACTGCGGTGCTTACTACAGGACCCTCGATTTTAGCACCTTTATGGGGCGTTTCTTCTGGATCTGGCAATATTAAGATCACAGGAACGGTGACGCCTTCAAATGCGTTCATGTTCATCAGCCCAGGCCCGAAATTTAACGCTTCAACTGCACAGTGGGCTGCAATAGGTACCTCAGGAACGGTGTCATATGAGCTACCTACCGGCACTTACAGCGCAGAGATACTGCTCAGCAACTATAATCCTGTAAGTCTGACTTTCAGCAGTTCTACAGTATTGAATGTAAATATGGTAAAGAATCTGGCAAGAGGTATTTACACTCCTCTGTTTGCATTTGACAATGCTCAGGTAGCTGCTCTTTCAATGGCTGGAAATGGTACTATGAATAATCCATATGTGCTTGAAAATAACCAGTATGGCTCGCTAAGTTCATTATTCAGTCAGTTGAATGATTATGCGTTTCCTGTGTTTCCAGGATTGCTTATTTTGAACACTAACGTTTATATATCGATCAACAGTCCTCCCACGTTTTTCATCAACTTTGGTGCTACCGCATCAAGCATCGCAACTTACTTCAAGCTTCCTACATACAACTACCTGCAAATTCAATTATATAATACCTCTCACGTTTCCATATATCATGCCAATTATGTAACAGGCTGGTTTTCATATAACATGTTTATGTACGATTTCCCTGTGGCAAACATCATATTATGGAACAGCACGAATGATTTAGTAGCAGGCAACAACTTTTACAGCTGGGGAAGCTCAATGCTTGTATATGGTGGTTCTCATAATGTAATCTGGGGCAACGAGTTTATCAACTATCCAGTTCCATTAACTGCTGCTGACATGTCTTATCTGGGTCCTGCAACAGGATTGAGCATGTACAGTTCCAACAATACTATTTACAACAACTACTTTAACGTCACGATCCCTGCATACAGCCCGCATTATAATATATATAACGGATATTTCGCAAACTACACAAATGCCTGGAACATTACTCCTGAATCTGCCAGCATAGTCAACACGGTGAATGGATACCAGTTATCTGGAAACATTATGAATCAGGCCACTCAATCTGGAAACTTCTGGAGCTATTACACATCTGACATGCCAACTCCATTTAACGTATTTGGACTTATAGCAATTGGAGGAGATTACAGTCCTATAGTTCCCGTATCTTACAATGTAACAATCACCATATCTGGACTGTCCAATACCCCAGTGATGGCGTTTCTATACTCAAACAGCCAGAATCATCCATTTCTATACTCTGCAATTAACACATCCAATACATTGAATTTCCAAGTAACAAATGGTGCTTACTATCTACTGATACTTACCCCGACCGGCATATATTCATCAGTACCAGCAACAATAACAGTGAACGGAGCAAATGTATCAATAACTGTAACGCTGAGTGGAAACAGCGTTATACTTTAATTTTTTTTATTTTTTTTAAAAACTATTTTTTTCTATTTTACGATCAGTACAGGTACTGGAGATTTAACAGTCAGTTTTTGGCTTACCGATCCCAGCAACGCACCTGCCCATATGCTTATGCCTCTGCTGCCTGCAACTATCAAGTTTGCGCCTATCAATTTTCCATATTCTAAAATTGTATCTGCTATATCTGTTCCTTCCAGATATTTCACAGTCACTTTTTTAAACCTTTCCACAATTTTCTTATATTCTTCATTCAACACTTTCTCTCCATTCTCTCTGACCATTTTCAGCATTTTCTCTTCCACATTCATATAAGTAACCGTCTCACCAAACTTAATAGCCCCAACATATACTAAATGCAGTTCAGTATCTGCGGTTGCAATATTTGATATCACAAAATCTACGGCACGTTTTGCAAAATCTGACCCGTCATAACATATTATTATCTTTTTCATTGCCATCTTTTTACACCTCTACCAATTTCTTGGGCATTGTCAATGACACTACAAAATGCGGCTCATCGACAATCTCAGAAATTCTTAAGTTACCGGCAACACTGCTCAAAATATATGCTTCTTCCGCACTAAATCCGTATTTTTCCAGCATTGATATCATATCCTCCACCGCATACTGAGCCGCTTTGTACAGATCTGCTGCAATACCCATTGTCACTAGAAGTTCTTCTTTTTTCTGCTCAATATTAATAATTGCATACGGATATTTTAAGTTTTTCCGCTTTAATATCCTCGTTTTTATTTTAGCAGTTGCCGTTGTTTCAATAGCCGTGCCACATACTTCACCGTCTCCCTGCGAGGCATGTGGATCTGATATTGATAACAATGCTCCATTTACGAGTACTGGCAGGTAAAGTTTGGCATGTTTCCCTAATAATTTATTATCCATGTTCCCTCCAAAATGCTGGGGTGGTATCATGTCAAATGCCCCTGACTCTGGAGCCGTGCCTATCACTCCCAAAAATGGTGAAACTGGCACTTTTACATTTTTTAATAGTGGTCCGGTAGTTGCAATATTATCTTTAATGTTCCATATTATCAGCGCTTCGTTAAACCTGTTTTTTAATAACCCAAAATCAGGAAGTATTGCACTCCATCCCCAAGATCCTACTTTGATATCCAATAACTCTATTTCTAGCAAATCTCCTTTCTTAGCCTCATTAATATATATTGGGCCTACAGCACCATCTAACTTGCTCTGGTCTAAGTTTTTTAGATCCTCTGTTTTAAATTGTTCAGTGATCTGCATTGTTGAGGCATCTGGCACTTTTACCAAAATCTCTTCTTCAGCAGATACATAAGCTATTGGCTTGTTATTGCTGCTCCATTTAAAATGCAAATTCTCTATTTTCGTTCCATCTATATTTATCATACTATCTTTTCACCTGCTACATATGTTTCTTTAACTTTTATATTTTTTAATTGTGATGCTTCGACATTAAATGGATCCTTGTTCAATATTATAAAATCTGCGTATTTTCCAAGTTCCAAAGATCCAATGTTGTCATCTAGCAATGCCTTAGCTGCACTTTTAGTGTATAAGTATAAAGATTCTTCAAGACTCAATGTCTGAGATCCGGACTCTTTATATAATGGTATTTTTTCATATTCTCCTCTTGTAACTGCTGAATATACTGTTTGCCATGGATCTATGGGCTCTACAGGAGAATCAGTAGAAAATGCAACAGGAATATTATTTTCTATTAATGTTCTAAACGGATATACTTGTTCTGCTCTTTCTTTTCCTACTCTATCTAAAACCCAGAAATCTGTAATTACAAAATGTGGCTGCGTTACAATTGTAGCACCAATATCCTTGATTTTTAAAATTTGATCTTTGCGTATTATAGAAGCATGCTCGATTCTGTGCTTGTTTTTTAATAATGCATAACTGTCCAGTACTACATCCAGTGCCCGATCTCCTATAGCATGTGTGGCTATTTGCAAGTTTTGCTGATCCATCTTCCTACAAATTCGAAAATATTCATGTTCATCTATCACTAAATTTCCAGATGTCTCAGCATCTGCATAAGGACTAGACAACCATGCTGTTCTAGCACCTAGAGATCCATCAATAAACAGTTTTATTCCGTTGATTTTTAAAAACTCACTGTTTTTAAACTCTTTCAAAACATCCAAGGACTCAGGATTAACATATACATGCACCCTTATTTTTAACTTTGCTCTCAATTTATCTAAAATTTTTAAGGTTTCAGAATTACAACTTACAAATCCCACAGACGTAACACCTTTCTTCAACGCCTCATTTGCTCCATCAATTATATATTTTTGCACATCTTTTTTTATATTTTTTCGTGCCTGTTCAAACGCCTGTTCTTTAACTATACCCGTAATTCCACGATCATCACGAACTAAATATTCTGAGCTGTAGTCTGAATTTAATAGCCCTAAAATCTCTAAAGCCTTAGTATTTAGCACTGCTGCATGCAAACAAACTCTGCTTAAAAATACAGGCTTATCTTTTATTATCTTATCAAGGTCAAAACGGTCAGGCCAGCGTTGCTCTTCAAACAGTTCTTGATCCCAGCCATGTCCAATTATCCAATCTTTATCTTGTACTGTTTTAAGCTTTTCTTGCATCTCCTTAATAGATTTTACATTCCTTAAATCCAGAATGTTCAGATATTCTCCAAGCTCATCAAGATGCATGTGTGCATCCACAAAACCAGGCATTACTATGGATCTGTGAAGATCTATAATTTCTATCTTCCCAAAATTCAGGATTTTATCAGAGCCAAGTTCTGCAATCTTACCATCTTTGATTATCAGTGCATCTGTAATTTTTAAAGGTTTAAATGATGCATATATCTTGGCGTTGACAAATGCCTTAATCATTTTTCATGCTTATACTTTTATTTTCAAGATCAGATTCATAGGCTGCATTTACAATTTTTACAACCTGATAGCCATCTATACCTTTTGCTATCTTTGCATGCTTGCCTTTTATTAAATTTATAAAATCAACTATTTCTGCTTCGTACATATTCACTTTCTCAATTTTTTGCTCTTCTTTTTTATTCTTATTAAATATCAAAGATCCTGAAACTTCTGTATTAAAAAAATCTCTGGCTATCAATGTACCATCAGTTCCATATATTATCAGGCTGTTGTCAGGATTGACAATATTTCTAGATGCTAAAACTGTTGCTAAGGTATTAGAATATCTGAGTGTGATATATTCTGTGGTTTCTATAATGACCTTTGATGGATTTCTCATCGCAAAAACAGAGTCTGGATACTTTGATAGCACATTATTTATAGTATCTATAACATGCACACCAGTACCCATTACCGGACCCCCACCCACCTTATCTTCCTCAGACCACCATGTTCTGTCTGGATCTATAGTTCTACCTGAAGAATACGATGACCAACAGCCATAAATATAAGTAATATTTCCAAGTTCTGGCAGTAAATTCTTTACTTTCTCAACCGCGGGGTTAAAGCGCAAATGAAATCCCACAGCTAAGCTTAATTTCTTATCTCTGGCAATATTGACCAGATCTAGTGCTTCTTCATTTTTCAACGTCATAGGTTTTTCTAAAAGTACATGTTTGTTTTTTAATAATGCTTTTTTAGCTTGGGCATAATGTAGAAAGTTAGGCGAGGCTATGTACACTGCCTCAAAATCCTGATCTAAAAAAAGATCTAAATTATCAAAAGGCTTAGAATGATATTCTCTAGATACCTTAATTGCTTTCTCGATTGAACGGCTATATACGGCTTCAATTTCATTTTTAGTATTAAAAATAGCAGGCATCACTCTTTTTTGAGCATGGTTACCAATTCCAATCACACCAAATTTCATAATATCACAATAAAAAATTGAAATAAATAGTTTTCTAAAATTTTTAATCTTTGTGACAATTTAAAGGATATGAAGTTGAAGATTTTTATGATGAGAAATGTACAGGAGCGAAAAGAGAACGATGATGGCATGTCAAAGCTATAGAGCCATGGATTTTCAATTGAACACGCTAATCGATAAAAATATTATGAATTAATGTCTATCATTACCCACTAAAAACCACTGCTCCCGCGGCTAAAGCTCGTGGGCTTTATCCTCTTTATTTTGTAAACTATTGTTGCATATAAATCTGTTCTTGCTCTTTTTTGCGCATTGCATTTTTGCGAAATCTTGACTTTTCTGTAAATTGCAAATACATTCCAATTGCAAATATTATAACTGCGAACAGTACAGATACTGAATAGGATGCACCAAATCTTGAAAATACAAACCATAATATACCCATGCCAATTAAACCGGCAAGTATCACCAGGATCTTATTATAAAGTATATATGCAACTGAAAACGCAATTAACGCCGCAACAATGGCAATGATAAAATTGTGACCAGATAATAAAGATACAGCTAAGTATGCGATATATGCAAATCCAGCAGACAGTGACAATCTCACTAAAAACAATAATAATATTGCACCTAATAATGCTCCCGCAGCTGCAATAATCAATACTGGTATTTTTGTGTAATGTATCATATCTATTATAGATATCGAAAATACGGCACCTATATATGCTCCAAGTATCCCAAATAAAATCTTCCAAACTGCTTTTCCTTTAAATATCAGAGCCAGACCCAGTGCTAATAATAATATCAAATATAAAAATGATAAATTAGCAGGTAATATCCCCGGCAGTTTGAGATATCCTATAAAATGATATAGGACCGATTGGATCTGCTCTATTGTGACTGCCATATAGACAGACTATAACAAGATCCATTATTAAATTTTCCATGTTTCGACGTTGTCAATTTTCTGTTGATAATTGATTATTATTTTGTCGAAGCCATAGTTTTTATCGAGATCATTTACTCTGAACATGTTAAAAGTATAATACAGATTTAAAAGCCATCTGATACGGTTCTAAATCTTATGCATAAATTTACAACTGCTTTTACTGCTGTATTAATATTGCTCTGAAAAAGCAAGATCATATCAACTAAGATCTGACAAAACCCATGTTTCACAAACCCTAAAATTTAAAGCATTCTTAACAAAGCCGAAATTCTGACAAACATTAAATATGTTTAAATAATGATCTATCAACATGGATCGTATATTTGCGCCCTGGCGTATCGAATATGTCCGAACACCAAAAACAGATGAGTGTATATTTTGCAACGCTTTTGAAAAAGAGAGAAATATAATAATAGACAGTACAGAACATGCTTTGATATTAATGAACAAATATCCATATAATCCTGGCCATGTTCTTATTGCTCCGACAAGGCATGTATCAGAATTTGAATTGCTTTCTGCTGTTGAATTAAGTGAAATAGCAGAGTTTATGCAAAAGATCATCATGGCTATCAAGAATGCAATGCACCCTGACGGTTTCAATGTTGGCATAAACATAGGAACTGTTGCTGGTGCTGGCTTCAAAGATCATTTGCATGTTCATATAGTGCCAAGATGGAATGGAGACACGCATTTTATGCCCGTATTCTCAGATACAAGAGTGATCAGCCAGGCGATTGAGGATACTTATAATGAAATTAAAAAGGAGTATGATAAACTATGAGCGTGAAAGATCATAAAGAACATGATTATGTTTTGACATTTGGAGTAATAACAGCGAGCAGTACCAGAACTGAAAAAACAGATGACTCTGGAAAGCTAATAATCGATTTGATTTCTAAAGCTCATAAACTTGTATATTATAAAGTGGTGAAAGATGACATTGCAATGCTGAGAGACGCCGTATTAGAGACCAATTGTGATTTCTTGATAGTAAATGGGGGAACAGGGTTGAGCAGATTTGATCTTACTGTAGAGGCAATTAAACCATACTTTACAAAAAATATTGACGGGTTCGGAGAGTTATTCAGAATGATTAGTTACAAAGAGATTGGCAGTGCAGCAATGATGAGCAGGGCCTCTGCAGGATTGATAAATAAGAAGATAGTATTTATAATTCCTGGCTCACCTGCCGCTATTGCAAGTGCAGTAAAAGAGCTTATTATGCCTGAAATAAGCCATATTTACTATGAACTGAACAAGGAATGATATCTTATCCGTACTTATATGTGACTCCGTAAGATCCTCTTGGATAGTTCCAGTCTAACGCTTTGCTATCGCATACTATAAAGCATGACCCACATTCTACACAATCCTCATAGTGAAACACTACCTGATTGTTTTCAATAACATAGCATTTTGCAGGACAAGAGTGCACACAAAACTTGCCCTGGCAAACATCGCACAATCTTGGGTCTTTAAGTATAATGTGTGGTTTGGAATCTACCTTGTATTTTATCAATGCTAGTCTATCATCAATACTAAGTTCACTCATAGAGCTCTACCTCCACTCAATGCATCCATTAATAAAGTTGTCAACGGAACATTCTCCTGTCTTAAAAGTTGCATGATCTTCTTTTTTGGCATTCCATCAGAAATAACAATATTTCTCATAATGTTATTTATCATCTCTGGATATTCTTTATAGAATCTCTCATTTTCTACTGCTTTAGGCGCTTTTTTATAAGTGTACATATCTTTCATTATCACGCTGTTCTTCAACATTGTTTCATACTGCATCATACTCTTTGCTGAAAAGTCTTTTTCTTTATGTGCCCTTATAGCATTTTGTGCTGCTAGTATGCCGGACAATATTGCAAGATCAACGCCATTTAAATATATGCCTGATGAATTAACAAATCCCGCGGCATCTCCAACTACCATCATTCCATCTCTGTAAAGCTTTGGAACCATCTGTAACCCGCGTTCAGGTATTACGTGTGCTGAATACTCTTTAATCGTGCCACCTTCTATAAGATCGCTGATATATGGATTCGCTCTGAAATTTTCAATCAAATCATACGCATAATACTCGCTTTTGCGCATGGCTTCCAAAGATACAATCAGTCCCAGAGACACCGTGTTTTTATTGGTATATACAAATCCTCCACCGCGCAGTTTTCTGGTCGGTGCGCCCAGAATGAGCTCTTCTACACCCTCTCCCTTCTTCAATCCAAATCTTTTATCAATCTCTCCTTCAGGCAGCTCTATAATCTCTTTCATTCCCAGTCCCACATCCTGAGGCTTCGGTACTGTTTTCAGCCCAGCCTTCTGAGAAATTAATGATATTACGCCATCTGCGGCAATAACCACATCACCTTCCACAACATCAGACTCTGACTTTATGCCAATCACTTTATCACCATCATATACAAGATCATCAACCTTGATTCCAGTGCCTATTAATGCTCCAGCTTCTTCTGCCTTCTGAGAAAACCACTTGTCAAATTTTGCTCTCAATACTGAAAAACCGTTATATGGCGGTTCTCTAAATTTTTGATTTTTATAGTCAATTGAAACATATGATTCATCAGTTAAAAATGTGATTTTTCGCTGCGATATCGGCCTTTCTACAGGTGCTTCTTTCCAAAACTCCGGAATCATCTTTCGAAGCGTATCCACATAAAGTACACCGCCAAACATGTTCTTAGAGCCTGAATTATCGCCACGCTCTGCCACAAAAGTATTCAAACCGGCTTTCGCAGCAGTGTATGCGGCTGCTAATCCTGCAGGGCCCCCGCCAACTACTATTAAATCAAACTTATCAGACATAATCAGATCACTGAGAAGGTATATTGAAAATATACATTTAAATTTTATCTATAAATGCTAAAAATAGTTTGTTTATGATTATCAAGTTAAATTTTTATATTACTTTAAAAGATCTTTACAAATATCTGGACTTTCTTAAATTTAGCCGATAAGAGCAATAGTATATAATTCGTTACGGCATAATTCAGATATTCTTGAACAGTTCAACCTTTGTATCTCTTATAGTTGGCCTAAGCTTTCTTGCAATATTGAGGTCTCTAAGATCAATCTGGTATTTTAATACCTGAGGCTTGAAATATGGCGCTTTAGCAAGTATCTCGCCTTTGGGCCCAATTATTGCCGACCCACCCCAGTAAACAAGACTTCTCTGTGTTCCTGCCCAGTTATTGTAAATATAAAATACCGAGTTTTCAATAGCCCGTGAAACCATCAGATTCTCGAAATAAACTCTTGAAGTGATCGGGCTGGCAGAAATATTGACTATGATATCGGCACCTTTTAATGCCTGAATTTTTGAGATTTCAGGGAAGAATATATCATAGCAAATCTGTATGCCTATCTTCCCAAATTTAGTATTATAAACATTTATTTCGTTTGAATCTGAAAAATAGATCTTTTCTTCAAATGGCCCGAAATTGGGCAGGTATATTTTCCTCACTGTAGCAACAAGATCTTTAGAGATCAATGCTGCAG
This Thermoplasmata archaeon DNA region includes the following protein-coding sequences:
- a CDS encoding thermopsin; translation: MGNITNRKKENILKVLLSIAVVVVFLSSGFLVSSANAVAAPSHAQTYQTSNSQGSTMTQKVLNSLKENGIPAKYAYLPNFNAKYVKNGNTISPLYSSAPAPMGLGYFGLMNNSGVLTGTVLNTTSFEGSITVNNLNVFYLDDDGPYSLSFQLNTVLRNVTLFGNNSYVFWNQNVVFYSVRTHTLELIDNIWNFSSNQFLFTPNSLYSYDGIPVPPTYYYAIGPTFSNVAFPFTINLFLNSTVIDNRDAVFFNYTLIQQNQAPISGSYDEVLFNSTYGMPSDYKTAPAYYQVNGNEFTPDGYLLYDAEIMLGGPGGGSTTNVFNANATMHLDYMSSTGYTAVPSAYNFGSDTGETSLGVSSSWNGVTPTAVLTTGPSILAPLWGVSSGSGNIKITGTVTPSNAFMFISPGPKFNASTAQWAAIGTSGTVSYELPTGTYSAEILLSNYNPVSLTFSSSTVLNVNMVKNLARGIYTPLFAFDNAQVAALSMAGNGTMNNPYVLENNQYGSLSSLFSQLNDYAFPVFPGLLILNTNVYISINSPPTFFINFGATASSIATYFKLPTYNYLQIQLYNTSHVSIYHANYVTGWFSYNMFMYDFPVANIILWNSTNDLVAGNNFYSWGSSMLVYGGSHNVIWGNEFINYPVPLTAADMSYLGPATGLSMYSSNNTIYNNYFNVTIPAYSPHYNIYNGYFANYTNAWNITPESASIVNTVNGYQLSGNIMNQATQSGNFWSYYTSDMPTPFNVFGLIAIGGDYSPIVPVSYNVTITISGLSNTPVMAFLYSNSQNHPFLYSAINTSNTLNFQVTNGAYYLLILTPTGIYSSVPATITVNGANVSITVTLSGNSVIL
- a CDS encoding FAD-dependent oxidoreductase encodes the protein MSDKFDLIVVGGGPAGLAAAYTAAKAGLNTFVAERGDNSGSKNMFGGVLYVDTLRKMIPEFWKEAPVERPISQRKITFLTDESYVSIDYKNQKFREPPYNGFSVLRAKFDKWFSQKAEEAGALIGTGIKVDDLVYDGDKVIGIKSESDVVEGDVVIAADGVISLISQKAGLKTVPKPQDVGLGMKEIIELPEGEIDKRFGLKKGEGVEELILGAPTRKLRGGGFVYTNKNTVSLGLIVSLEAMRKSEYYAYDLIENFRANPYISDLIEGGTIKEYSAHVIPERGLQMVPKLYRDGMMVVGDAAGFVNSSGIYLNGVDLAILSGILAAQNAIRAHKEKDFSAKSMMQYETMLKNSVIMKDMYTYKKAPKAVENERFYKEYPEMINNIMRNIVISDGMPKKKIMQLLRQENVPLTTLLMDALSGGRAL
- a CDS encoding acetamidase/formamidase family protein, with translation MINIDGTKIENLHFKWSSNNKPIAYVSAEEEILVKVPDASTMQITEQFKTEDLKNLDQSKLDGAVGPIYINEAKKGDLLEIELLDIKVGSWGWSAILPDFGLLKNRFNEALIIWNIKDNIATTGPLLKNVKVPVSPFLGVIGTAPESGAFDMIPPQHFGGNMDNKLLGKHAKLYLPVLVNGALLSISDPHASQGDGEVCGTAIETTATAKIKTRILKRKNLKYPYAIINIEQKKEELLVTMGIAADLYKAAQYAVEDMISMLEKYGFSAEEAYILSSVAGNLRISEIVDEPHFVVSLTMPKKLVEV
- a CDS encoding Gfo/Idh/MocA family oxidoreductase; protein product: MKFGVIGIGNHAQKRVMPAIFNTKNEIEAVYSRSIEKAIKVSREYHSKPFDNLDLFLDQDFEAVYIASPNFLHYAQAKKALLKNKHVLLEKPMTLKNEEALDLVNIARDKKLSLAVGFHLRFNPAVEKVKNLLPELGNITYIYGCWSSYSSGRTIDPDRTWWSEEDKVGGGPVMGTGVHVIDTINNVLSKYPDSVFAMRNPSKVIIETTEYITLRYSNTLATVLASRNIVNPDNSLIIYGTDGTLIARDFFNTEVSGSLIFNKNKKEEQKIEKVNMYEAEIVDFINLIKGKHAKIAKGIDGYQVVKIVNAAYESDLENKSISMKND
- a CDS encoding MogA/MoaB family molybdenum cofactor biosynthesis protein, with translation MSVKDHKEHDYVLTFGVITASSTRTEKTDDSGKLIIDLISKAHKLVYYKVVKDDIAMLRDAVLETNCDFLIVNGGTGLSRFDLTVEAIKPYFTKNIDGFGELFRMISYKEIGSAAMMSRASAGLINKKIVFIIPGSPAAIASAVKELIMPEISHIYYELNKE
- a CDS encoding HIT domain-containing protein, which produces MDRIFAPWRIEYVRTPKTDECIFCNAFEKERNIIIDSTEHALILMNKYPYNPGHVLIAPTRHVSEFELLSAVELSEIAEFMQKIIMAIKNAMHPDGFNVGINIGTVAGAGFKDHLHVHIVPRWNGDTHFMPVFSDTRVISQAIEDTYNEIKKEYDKL
- a CDS encoding ferredoxin family protein, coding for MSELSIDDRLALIKYKVDSKPHIILKDPRLCDVCQGKFCVHSCPAKCYVIENNQVVFHYEDCVECGSCFIVCDSKALDWNYPRGSYGVTYKYG
- a CDS encoding amidohydrolase, producing the protein MIKAFVNAKIYASFKPLKITDALIIKDGKIAELGSDKILNFGKIEIIDLHRSIVMPGFVDAHMHLDELGEYLNILDLRNVKSIKEMQEKLKTVQDKDWIIGHGWDQELFEEQRWPDRFDLDKIIKDKPVFLSRVCLHAAVLNTKALEILGLLNSDYSSEYLVRDDRGITGIVKEQAFEQARKNIKKDVQKYIIDGANEALKKGVTSVGFVSCNSETLKILDKLRAKLKIRVHVYVNPESLDVLKEFKNSEFLKINGIKLFIDGSLGARTAWLSSPYADAETSGNLVIDEHEYFRICRKMDQQNLQIATHAIGDRALDVVLDSYALLKNKHRIEHASIIRKDQILKIKDIGATIVTQPHFVITDFWVLDRVGKERAEQVYPFRTLIENNIPVAFSTDSPVEPIDPWQTVYSAVTRGEYEKIPLYKESGSQTLSLEESLYLYTKSAAKALLDDNIGSLELGKYADFIILNKDPFNVEASQLKNIKVKETYVAGEKIV
- a CDS encoding universal stress protein; protein product: MAMKKIIICYDGSDFAKRAVDFVISNIATADTELHLVYVGAIKFGETVTYMNVEEKMLKMVRENGEKVLNEEYKKIVERFKKVTVKYLEGTDIADTILEYGKLIGANLIVAGSRGISIWAGALLGSVSQKLTVKSPVPVLIVK
- a CDS encoding isochorismatase family cysteine hydrolase, with amino-acid sequence MTKENYETLKDVIDPKHTALVVWDVQKMLVSHIFNHTDFLKNLNDLISVARAKKIPIFFTKITPLPPNFESPARKYMLRKMGSSFGNMPKEMFDLEIEPLKEEIVLLKNTASIFIGTNFDLMLRNAGIETIIFTGIATEIGVESSAREAINRGYYTVVARDAVSSGDKDAHERSLKNMEKLMIVETVSNIKANLS